One bacterium DNA segment encodes these proteins:
- a CDS encoding PIN domain-containing protein, whose amino-acid sequence MKRKIKVYLDTSVISAYFDERNPERQSLTELFFKKIEMFESYVSEVVLAEIDDTKDVELRNKLREKTVSLKILPIDEESRTLADEYVKHEAVPSDYSEDALHIAISTINEIDYLLSWNFDHIVKVKTRRIVNMVNTSAGYPDLEIITPAELL is encoded by the coding sequence ATGAAAAGAAAAATTAAAGTATATTTAGATACTTCCGTAATCTCGGCATATTTTGATGAAAGAAACCCCGAAAGGCAATCTCTAACTGAGCTCTTCTTTAAGAAGATAGAAATGTTTGAGTCCTATGTATCTGAGGTAGTTTTGGCTGAAATTGATGACACCAAAGATGTAGAATTAAGAAATAAGCTTAGGGAGAAAACGGTCTCTTTAAAGATTCTGCCAATTGATGAAGAAAGTAGAACCTTAGCTGATGAATATGTGAAGCATGAAGCTGTTCCTTCCGATTATTCAGAGGATGCGCTCCATATTGCTATTTCTACAATAAACGAGATTGATTATCTTTTGAGTTGGAATTTTGACCATATTGTTAAGGTTAAAACTCGAAGGATAGTAAATATGGTTAATACCTCTGCAGGTTATCCAGATTTGGAAATAATAACGCCTGCAGAACTATTGTGA